The window CGTGAATCCTTCGCTATCGTGGCTTCCGCATTACGACTCCGGCGTCCCGGCGACGTACATCGTCGGCCTCACTTACGCGCGTACGTTCCCACGACGCGGGTTCTCGCTGCCTCGCGCTCCACGTCGCGAAGGGCCGCGATGACATCCGGATCACCGGCGCGATGCTCGAACTCGAGAACGAAGTGGTACGTCCACGGTTCGCCCGTCGGCCGCGATTCGAGCTTCGTTAGGTTCAACCCGCGGTTCGACAACGGTGTGAGGACGCGTACCAGTGAGCCGGGCCGGTTGTCCACCTGGAGCATGAGCACTGTTTTCGCCGCAGTGCTCGCTTCCAATTGCGCCGGCTCTCGCTCGAGTACCACGAAGCGCGTCTGGTTGTCTCCACGGTCCTCGACATTCTCGGCCAGCAGCTCGAGCCCGTAACGAGCTGCGGCGATCCGACTCGCGAGCGCGCCCCGCGACACGTCCAGTGCGGCCGCCACATCTCGCGCTGCTCCGGCCGTATCGTACGCTGCGCGCTGAACGATCGACGGATGCGCCGCGAACCAGCTCGCGCACTGCGCCAGCGCGATCGGGTGGCTCTCGATCGTTCGAAGCGTGTCCAGCGTGGCTCCCGGGCAAACCATGACGCAGTGATGAATCGGGAGCACGACTTCACCCACGATATGTAGCGTGGGCTCGGCAAGAATCGCATCGTATGATGCCGGCACACTTCCGGCGAGCGTGTTTTCGACCGGCAGGACACCCGCATCGCCCCGGCCGTTGGCAACCTCCCGTGCGACGTCGCGGTTTTCCCTGCAGGGGATGGGCTCGGCGCCGGTGCCAAATGCGCGCTGCACAGCCTCTTCACTGAAAGCGCCGAGCTCACCCTGGAACGCGATGCGAAGCATTACGACCAATCTGTCATCCTGGGGGGCCCTTCGCATTCGCTCAGGATGACAGATTAGCGGGCTACTTCGTCGCGTTCGCGAGGTCGCGAACCGACGTCGCAAGCACACGCACCTTGTCAGCGTCGCTCGAGCTGCCCGCGTCGGTATCGAGCTGCGAGGCAAGCTGCGTCAGCGCATCACGCCGCGGCGCTCCCGACGCCTGCTCGGCGGCCGCCAACGCCGCGCGAACGGCTCCAATCCGCTCCGCCGAGAGACCCGACGACCGCTGCAACTGATCGACGTACGCTCGCGAGACGACAAACGCCGCCGGCCACCGGATCTTCTGCTGGTCCTGAACATTCAGCTCGTCGACGTGTACCAACTTCGCCGCGTCGATCTCGTTCTGCGAGAGCAGCGCACTCGGTTGCAGATCGAACACGTCGAGCCCGCGGGCGATTTCCGAGCTGTAGATGTAGCCGTTGTACCAGTACGCCGACCACGAGCCGCCGACGTACATCTTCGTCGAATCGATCGGGCCACGATCGAAGTAGGCGATCTCCTTCGGGTGCGAGGGATCAGTAAAGTCGAACACCGAGACGCCGCCCTGATACCAGCCTTGCGCCATGATGTCGCGGCCCGGCACCGGCACCAGAGAGCCGTTATGCGCGACACAGTTCTCCTGTGCCGTCTGCGGCGCCGGAAGCTTGAAGTAGCCTTTGAACGACAGCTGATCGCTCGACAGCGTGAAGATCGCGTCGGCGCCCCACTCCGGCTTGTCGGTCACGCGGCAGCGCGGCTGGGTGCCACCACCCCACTCGTCGGTGAAGAGCATTTTCGTACCGTCGTTGTTGAAGCTCGCCGAGTGCCAGAACGAGAAGTTCGAGTCGGCAACGGCACCGACGCGCTTCGGATGTGCCGGGTCGCGAATGTCGAGCAACACGCCGTAGCCGCCGCACGCGCCACCGGCGAGACCGATCGCCGGATACGCGGTAATGTCGTGGCACTGTTGTGGTCCGCGCCGGGGGCCGCCCGCGCCGATCATCTTCTGGATCGATGCCGGCAGATCCTGTCGCAGCTTCGCGCTATCTGCGGACGTCGGTTCGCCGGTGCCACCGCGCAGTTTCACGATGCTGTCGAGCATGTGCTTACTGAACTCGGCAGGAAGCACCCGCTCCATGCCGAAGATGTTCGCCGTGAATTCGCCGCGCGCGCGCGCAGCTTCAGCGATCTTCGCGGCCGCAGCGATGTCCCCCGGCGCTTCGCCATGGGCCTCGACGGGCATAAGGTTCGCGAGAATCGGTGGCTTGCTCACGACGTGCGCCTGCTCCGGATGCGCAACCGGGACCTGGATGACTTCGATGCGGAACAGTTCGCTGGTCGGATCCTGACCCGGATCCATCGCCGAGCACCCGGCGAGCTCGTTAGGCGAGCGGACCGGCGCCGAGCCGGAGATGTAGATGTAGACGTTCGCGTTGTCGTTCGGATCGGTGACGACGCTGTGCGTGTGCGATCCGCGGCAGGTCTGCACCACGCCGATGAGCTTTGGGTGCGCGAGGTCGGCAATGTCGTAAATGCGGATGCCGCGCAGTCGGTCCTTGCTTACCGTATCCGGAACGCCCTCTGCACCGCAGTCGTTGCGTCCGTTGAGCGATTCGCTCGACTCGAAGAGCAAATTCCCGTGCACCGAGACGTCGCTCTGCGTGCCGGGACAGAGGTACGACGAGAACAGCGTTGGCTTGGTCGGGTTCGAGACGTCCCAGATCTGGTACCCGCTGAAGTCTCCCTGGATCACGTACTTGCCCGTGAAGGCAAGGTCGGAGTTCCACTTGCTCGCGTCACCCGGATCGCTGCGATTGATGAACCCCGCAGACGGCTGCGTCGTCGAAACGAGCGACATGTTCCACGACGCTTGCGCCGCGTTGAACCAGCCAGCGCTAAGCCCGACTCGCCGATCGGGCTTGGGGGCCGACGCGGACATGTCGGGAACAGGCATCGCCGCACCGGCCATGGTGACGTTGCCTCTGGATGTCGCGCAACCCGCAACGAGAGCGATGCCAAGGGCGAACGATGGACGAACGAATACACGTGTCACGGGAAACTCTCTGGAAGAGTGGGTCGGTGGGAGGGAACAGGCCTCTGTTCCCGAGTGGCACATCTTACGAGCGAATGGCGTCCCGTCGCAACGGGTCGCCGCAAACGGGAATCGTCACGTTCCGACGCATCGAGGCGGGTGTGGTGTTAGAATCGGTGCGTTCCCATTCCAAGGACTCTCACCCAATCGACGAAGCGCACCGTCGACGAACGCCTGGAGCGGCAATGAAGCACCTCACGATCCTCTTCGCCCTCGTGCTATCTGCAGGCCCGGCCACGGCGCAGAGCACCAGACAACAAGCCCGTCCGATGCCTAACGTGCCGCGCAGCGTCCAGACGCATACCAACGCGCTCCACAAGCTCCTTGGCGAGCAGTGGGAGTACTCGCTCCGCACCAGCCCGGAGTTCGCCTCGATTCTCGGTGACAAGCGCTACAACGACAAATTGAGCGACTTCTCACAGGCGGCGATCGATCGCGATCTGGCGAAGACCCGGGAGTTCCTGAAGCGCTTCGAGGCCATCGATGCGACCGGCTTCCCGGAGCAGGAGCAGCTCAATCGCGATCTCATGGTTCGAAATCTTCGTGAGAGTGTCGAGGCGGAGCAATTCAAGGATTGGGAGATGCCGGTGAATCAATTCAGCGGCATCCACATCGACATGCCGCAGCTCGTCACCTCGCTCTCCTTCGCGACGGTAAAGGATTACGAGGACTACGTCGCGCGGCTGCGCGAGCTGCCGCGCCTCTTCGGCGAGACGGTCGCGCAGATGCGCAAGGGCATGGCGGATGGCCTCATGCCACCGCGCATCCTCCTGGAGCAAGTGGCAACGCAGGCGGAGAACATCGCAAAGCAAAAGCCGGAGGACTCTCCGTTCGCCGTTCCAACCACGCAATTCCCGAAGGAAATCGCCGAGCCGGACCAGATTCGCCTGCGCAACGCCGTGCTGTCCGCGATCAGAGATAGCGTGTTGCCCGCATACGTGACGTTCACTGCCTTCGTCCGCGACGAGTACGCTCCGAAGGGTCGAGCCGACATTGGTATCTGGTCGCTTCCCAATGGAAAGGCGCGTTATGCCTTTGCCGTGCGCCGCATGACTACCACGAACATGACTCCCGAGGAGATCCACGCGCTCGGGTTGCGCGAGGTCGAGCGCATCGAACGCGAGCAGACGGCGATCGCCGCAAAGCTCGGGTTCGCCGACCTCAAATCCTTCCGTGACTCGATCCAGAAGATGCCGAGTCTCCACCCCAAATCGCGCGAGGAAATCCTCGACGAATACCGTCATTACGAAACGCAAATGTGGGCTCGGCTGCCGGAGCTCTTTGGGCGTCTGCCCAAGGCGAAGCTCGAGGTGATGCCAATCGAGGCCTTCCGAGAAAAGGAATCATCGACGCAGTACAACCAGGGAACGCCCGACGGATCTCGTCCCGGACACGTCTTTGTGAATACCTACGACTACGCGAACCAGCTCACGATCAACAACGAATCGACCGCGTATCACGAAGGCGTCCCCGGACACCACATGCAGATCTCCATCGCGCAGGAGCTGCCAGCGCTGCCGCCGTTCCGGCAACAGGCGACCTACACGGCGTACGTCGAGGGCTGGGCGCTCTACTCCGAGCGACTCGGCAAAGAGATCGGGTTCTACACCGATCCATACAAGGACTATGGTCGGCTCGACGACGAGATGCTTCGCGCGATCCGCCTGGTGATCGACACCGGAATTCACGACAAGCACTGGACCCGCGACCAGGCAGTGGCCTTCTTCCGCGCACACTCGAGCGAGAACGAGGCGAGCATTCAGTCGGAGACCGATCGCTACATCGCGTGGCCTGCGCAGGCGCTCGGCTACAAGCTCGGTCAGCTCACGATCCTGCGTCTCCGCGAGCAGGCGAAGCAAGCGTTAGGCGCGAAGTTCGATATTCGCGCATTCCACGACGAGGTCCTCGGGGCCGGCGCATTGCCGCTCGACGTCCTCGAACAGCGCATCGCGCACTGGGTGGCAAGAGGGGCTAGGGGGTAGAGGGTAGGGGGTAGAGGGTAGAGGGTGGAGGGTTATGCGTCCCGCATCATCCACGCGCTACCCTCCACGCTCCACTCTCCACCCTCCACTCTCCACCCCTCGTCTTACTGGCTCACCAGTGTCACGGTCGCCGAATTGCACGACGAGTACGTCACGTCTGCAAACCCGCTTCCCTCCTGGCTCGTGACGGCGACGCGAATGCGCCCTGCCGAGAAGGGTGTGATCGACGTGCCTTGCGCGACGCCTGCCGCGCACGAGGCGCTGTACTGCAGCGGGTCCATCGTCGTCACCGAGAACGATGCGACGCGATTGCCCTGCCGGAAGCCGACCGTCCCGTTAGGCGTGTACGTACCATCCGGGAGCGAATGGCCTGCGGTAATCGACTGACCCGCCGCGGCTGCGAACGTCGACGTCCAGTTGATGTCCACGGTCGCGCTCGTGACGCCCGTCAATAGCGCGACTTCCGTCCAATCTTCCGTCTGCGACAGGCCGCTCCCAGACACATTCACGGAAGCCGTTCCATCACGCGAGACATACCCGCTGCCATCGGCGCCAGAGAACGCGAGCTTGAAGTTGTCGAGACCAAAGCTGAGTGCGAGCCCGGCCGTTCCAGGTTGCGTATCGGTGACGTGCAGCGCGCCCGTAATATCGTACGAGTTCGTCTGATCGGCGAAATGACACGCGGGGAGCGAGAATGTCAGGCTCCAGTTGTCGGGGATGCCATCGCCGTCGCTGTCGACGGGTGGGTTCTGCGACGCGACACCACATTGCGCGATGTCCGTTGTGCTCGACGCGCGGCTCATCGAGCGGCCGAACATCGCCGCCGGCGACCGCGGCACGCGAGAGAAGCTGGGCGCGCCACCATTGCTGTTCATGACGTCCTGCGCGGTGAGTTGCGCAACGCCGCCTTCGAGCTCGGTGGCGACGGATTCGCCAATCGCCTGGAGTTGATCTGGTGTAACGTTGAGCGGAGACGTGCTGGAGTCCTTGCAAGCAGCGAGCGTGAGCGCGCCGATCACGAGCACGCCGCCACGCGATAGAGTGCGAGGCGAGATGGGCATGGATGAAGGGACCTGTGGTTAGGAATGGGGTGTGTTTGGGAGTCGGGCCACAGACATAACGATCGAGGCCGCCTGAGGGATACGTGACAATCAGGGACATCCGCCGGCTGCGACTTGGGGCACAATTCCTCACGACGCCTGGCCTCAGCCGAGCGAGCGACGTCGTGCGCGCCCTCGGTGCCGTACAAGCGCAGGACTACGCCGGCGCCAAGTGGGCGGTTGCCCAACGCACGCACGGCGCCACAGAGGCGTCCGTCGAACGCGAGATCGACGAGGGGCGCATCCTGCGCACGCACGTGCTGCGCCCGACGTGGCACTTCGTCGCGCCCGCCGATCTCCGGTGGATGCTCGGGCTCACCGCTCCGCGCGTGAATGCCATGATCGCGTCGTACAGCCGGAACCTCGAGCTCGATCGCAAGGTGTTCAGTCGGAGCAATGCGGTGTTCACGAGAGCGCTGGCCGGTGGGAAGTGCCTTACGCGGAGCGAGCTGCGTGTCGAGCTGGAGCGAGCGAGAGTGAAGATTCCCACCAGTCAGCACCTCGGCCACTTGATGATGCAGGGTGAGCTCGACGGCGTGATCTGCAGCGGCCCACGACGCGAGAAGCAATTCACCTATGCGCTCCTCGACGAACGGGCGCCGTCGTCGCCGAGCGTTGATCGAGACGAGGCACTGCTCGAGCTGACGCGGCGCTATTTCACGACGCGTAGTCCCGCCACGCCACAGGACCTCGCCTGGTGGTCGGGGCTCACGGTCAAGGACGCCAAGCGCGGAATCGAGATCGCCGGTCGCGAGCTGGAGCCTGTCGCGTTAGGCAGCCAGACCTACTGGGTAGCCCAGAGTCTCCCTCGACCGCGGAAGACGACGCTCACTGTCCATCTGCTACCGAACTACGACGAGTACTTCATCGGCTATCGCGATCGCAGTGCGCTCGGCAATCGCATCGGGCACACGACGCCGATCACCGGTGGGAATGCTCTCATCCCACACGTGATCGTCGCCGATGGAGAGCTCGTCGGCGTGTGGAAGCGGACGTTCGCGAGGAATGCAGTGCGCGTCACGCTTTCACTCATGACGCAACTCAGCGGCGCTGAGGAGAGAAGGCTTCGCGACGCGGTGCAACGTTTCGGCGCGTTTCTCGAATCGCCGGTCGAGATCGACGCATGAGGGCATGTCCTGCAGTGAATGAGAAGGTGGAATTGGACTCATAATCGGTGCGGGCATAGCGTGGCGTATTCGAATTCACGAATCGCGCCTCCCCTCCAGTGACTCGTCGCCATGAGATCCGCTTTCCGCTGGTTCTCCCGCGAAGCAGGGCTCCGCTTCCTCGCGCGGCGCAAGGCCGCCTGCACCGTCGCGGTCCTCACGATGGCGCTCGCGCTCGGCGCCAACACCGCCGTTTTTTCGGTGGTTCGAACATTTCTTCTGGCGAGCATCGGTGTGCCGGACGCGCAGCGACTCTTTCTGCTCGCGCCCGTGCGCAATCTGCCGGGACGGGGATCGGTCGTCTTTAACGAGGCGTATCCGAACTACGAATTGATTCGGCGCACGCAGCACGCCTTTGCCGACGTGACCTGCATCGCGCAGGGCGTCGCGGGTTGGGACGACCACGGCGAGTCGCGTCCGCTGCAGACGGCCCGCGTTACCGCGAGCTTCTTCTCCACCGTGCGCGTCTTTCCAATTCTCGGCCGGGGCTTCACTGCAGCGGAGGAAGGACCGCCGCCCACACGTGTTGTCGTGATCAGCAACGCGCTCTGGCATTCTGCCTTCAATGCCGATCGTTCCGTAATCGGGAGCGCGCTGATCCTCAATGGTGAGCCGCATACGATCATCGGCGTCATGCCAGAGGGGTTCACGCAACCCGTGCCGACCGACGTCTGGCTCCCGTTCGACCTTCCGCCCCAAGCGCGCATCGCCGTCACCGGAGCGCGAACGCTCACGGTCTATGCGCGACTGGCCGAAGGCATGCCGCGCGCCCGAGCCGACGCCGAAGCGCGCGACCTCACGAAACGGGCGCTCGCTGCGACGAGCGAGAATCGCGACTTCTGGTACGAGGCACGCCCGCTCCGCGGCGTCCTGCTGGACGGTGCGGATTCGACGGTGCTACTCGTTCAGGCGGGTGCCGTCGTCCTGCTACTGCTCGCCATCCTCAACCTCGCTTCGCTGCTGCTGGCGTGGGGATTCGAGCGCGGGCAGGAGCTTGCCGTTAGGCAGGCACTCGGCGCCGGACAGGTACGTGTCGTGCGGATGCTCTTCCTGCAGGGCGTTGTCGTCGTCGGCGTTGGCGCTGCACTTGGCGTCGGCCTCACTCGATTGATCGTGCCGTGGCTTCGCCATCTCGATCTCAACCAGAGTGTCGCTTTCTTCACCTCGCAGATCACGCTCGACGGAAGCGTTCTCCTCGCGAGCGCCACCGTCGCCATTCTGTCTGGCCTGGCCGCGGGAGTTTTGCCGGCTGTCTTCACGCGAAATAGCGATGTCGCGACGACGCTGCGTTCAGGCGCGCGCAGCGCAACGTTGTCACCGGCCGCACTGCGATGGCAGCAGGCGATGGTCGTCGTTCAAGCCGCGCTGTCGGTCGTGATTCTCACCGCGGCAGCGCTGATCGGTGTCAGCTTCGCGAAGCTCGTTCGAGTGCCAATCGGATTTGTGCCTCGCGATCTTCTCGTCGCCCGTGTGAATCTGCAGAATGCCGTCTATCTACAAGCTTCCGCGCGCGTTCGCTTCGGCCGTGACCTGTTGGACAATCTCGCGCACGAGCCGGAGATCGCGTCCGCGGCGTTCACGACGACGCTTCCCGTGAGCGACGGCCTCTGGGGTGGACGTTTCTTCGTCGAGCTGCCCGACGGCAGCCTGAGCACCGAACCATCGCTACTCCACATTCGCCGTACGTCGACGAATTATCTGCCGACGATCGGCATTCCGTTGCTGACGGGTAGACAGTTCGCGACGAGCGACGATTCGGCGTCGCCGAATGTCGCGATCGTGAGCCGCAGTCTCGCCGCGCATCTCTGGCCGAACCAGAGCGCGATCGGCAAGCGCATTTATCGATTGGCCGCTGGAAAAACGCAACCCGTGGCCCACGAGGTCGTGGGTGTCGTAGGCGACGTAATGGATGCGGGCAACAGCGTGCCACCGGGTGAGACCGTCTATCTCCCCTGGGGGCAGGTCTCGACGACTCAGCTGTCGATTGTCGTTAGGCCCAGAGCCGGCGACGCCGCTGCCTTCGCCGCCGTGCGACGCGCACTCCGGCATACCGATCTGGTCGTTGCCACACACGATGAGGCCCCTCTCGAGGCGCTCGTCACACAAGCGAATGCGCTCCCGCGCTTGCAGAGCCTCCTGCTGCTCACCTTTGCCATCGCCGCACTGGGGATTGCCACGCTCGGCAGCTACGGTGTCATGAGTCAACTTGTGTCGACGCGCGAGCGCGAATATGCCTTGCGACTCGTCTTTGGTGCGGTGCCGTCTCAATTGGGCCGATCGGTGCTGACCCAGGTCGGAAGGCTGACGCTTCCCGGTGTCGCGGCGGGTCTCGTCGCCGTCGTGCTGCTGGGTGGTACGCTCAAGCGATTCGTGTTTGGAGTCGAGCCGCGGTCGGTGGTGGTCCTGTCGCTCGTGAGCGTTGGCATGCTGTTGGTGGCCTTGGCCGCCACCCTGCCGTCGATGCGGCGAGCGATGCGTGTCGACATTCGCCGCACCATTGGCGCACAATGAACAGGTTCTGACAATTGGCCGCTGTGCGGCCTCGAAGGTGGAATTTTTCCGCACGCGAGCACATCATTGGGCCGCCCTGACCCCACTCAATGATGCGAATCCTACTTCTGCTCGCCCTCGCCGCACAGCAACAGCAACCCACCTCCATTCGTCCGCTCGTTCCGACCGCACCCAAGAAAGAGCAGCAGGTGTTCGGGCCGTCGGTGCCCGCGCCTGCGTCAGCGCGCGGCGTGCGAGATCGCGCCGAGCTCGCGGCATTCCTCGACGGCGTCATGGCCGCCAATCTCCGCGACAAGCATGTCGCTGGCGCTACCGTCGCCGTCGTCAAGGACGGCGCGCTCTTCTACGCCAACGGATACGGCTACTCGAACGTCGCACGTCGAGCTACGGTCGATCCGGAGCACTCGCTCTTTCGGATAGGCTCGACGAGCAAGCTGTTCACCTGGACGGCCGTTATGCAGCTCGTCGAGCAGGGGAAGCTCGACCTCGACACGGACGTCAACAAGTACCTGGACTTCAAGATTCCGGCGACGTATCCGCAGCCGATCACGCTGCGGAATGTCATGACCCACACGCCCGGCTTCGAGGAGGATGGGCGCGACCTCATCATCGACGACTCGACGAAGATGATCCCGCTCGGCCGTTGGCTCGCGACCCACATACCTGGTCGTGTGCGGCCGCCCGGTACGTACTCGTCATACTCGAATTATGCGACCGCCCTCGCCGGCTACATCGTTCAGCGTGTGTCCGGGGAATCGTACGACGACTACATCGAGCACCACATCCTCACGCCGTTAGGCATGACGGAAACGTCGACGCGCCAACCGCTGCCGGCACGCCTCAAGGGCGATATGTCGAAGGGATACGTCTGGCAGGGCGGCGTCTACCAGCCACAGAAATACGAGATCGTCGACGCGTCTCCCGCCGGCGCGATTGCCGCGAGCGCGACCGACATGGCGAAGTTCATGATCGCTCATCTCAACGACGGCGTCCTCAACGGGCAGCGCATTCTCGCCGACTCGACGGCGAAGCGAATGCATGCGCGTGCCTTTGGACACGATCCACGTATCCCTGGATTCGCGCTGGGCTTCTACGAGAAATCGAGCCACGGCCTGCGCATCATCGGCCACGGCGGCGACACGCGCTTCTTCCATACCGATCTGGCGTTGATCCCTGAAGAGAAGCTCGGCGTGTTCGTCTCATACAACACGAGCAGCGGTGGGGAGCTCAGCTTCGGTCCGTTCCTCAACCAGTTCCTCGATCACTACTATCCCACGCCGGTGACTGCCGTTGCGCCTTCCGCGGATGCCGCGAAGGAAGCAGCCCGCGTTGCCGGAGAATACGAGTTCAATCGCCGCTCGTACACGACCTTCCAGAAGGCGATCGGCCTTGCCGGCGACATCCGCATCAGCGCCGCCGACAGCGGCCGCCTCATCCTGCATTCGCCGTTAGGCGATTCGCGTCTCGTACCCGTCGGGCCGCTGCTGTATCGGGATGAATTGGGCGGCGACCTCGTTGCCTTCCAGGCGAACGACAAGGGGAAAGTCGAGCGCGGCTTCCTCGGTGAAGCGCCAATGATGACGATGGAGCGCGTTCCCTTCTCGCAATCTCCACATCTCCATTGGGTCCTGCTCGGGCTTGGAGCGGTGGTGTTCG of the Gemmatimonadaceae bacterium genome contains:
- the pheA gene encoding prephenate dehydratase; amino-acid sequence: MLRIAFQGELGAFSEEAVQRAFGTGAEPIPCRENRDVAREVANGRGDAGVLPVENTLAGSVPASYDAILAEPTLHIVGEVVLPIHHCVMVCPGATLDTLRTIESHPIALAQCASWFAAHPSIVQRAAYDTAGAARDVAAALDVSRGALASRIAAARYGLELLAENVEDRGDNQTRFVVLEREPAQLEASTAAKTVLMLQVDNRPGSLVRVLTPLSNRGLNLTKLESRPTGEPWTYHFVLEFEHRAGDPDVIAALRDVEREAARTRVVGTYARK
- a CDS encoding DUF885 family protein, whose protein sequence is MKHLTILFALVLSAGPATAQSTRQQARPMPNVPRSVQTHTNALHKLLGEQWEYSLRTSPEFASILGDKRYNDKLSDFSQAAIDRDLAKTREFLKRFEAIDATGFPEQEQLNRDLMVRNLRESVEAEQFKDWEMPVNQFSGIHIDMPQLVTSLSFATVKDYEDYVARLRELPRLFGETVAQMRKGMADGLMPPRILLEQVATQAENIAKQKPEDSPFAVPTTQFPKEIAEPDQIRLRNAVLSAIRDSVLPAYVTFTAFVRDEYAPKGRADIGIWSLPNGKARYAFAVRRMTTTNMTPEEIHALGLREVERIEREQTAIAAKLGFADLKSFRDSIQKMPSLHPKSREEILDEYRHYETQMWARLPELFGRLPKAKLEVMPIEAFREKESSTQYNQGTPDGSRPGHVFVNTYDYANQLTINNESTAYHEGVPGHHMQISIAQELPALPPFRQQATYTAYVEGWALYSERLGKEIGFYTDPYKDYGRLDDEMLRAIRLVIDTGIHDKHWTRDQAVAFFRAHSSENEASIQSETDRYIAWPAQALGYKLGQLTILRLREQAKQALGAKFDIRAFHDEVLGAGALPLDVLEQRIAHWVARGARG
- a CDS encoding winged helix DNA-binding domain-containing protein → MTIRDIRRLRLGAQFLTTPGLSRASDVVRALGAVQAQDYAGAKWAVAQRTHGATEASVEREIDEGRILRTHVLRPTWHFVAPADLRWMLGLTAPRVNAMIASYSRNLELDRKVFSRSNAVFTRALAGGKCLTRSELRVELERARVKIPTSQHLGHLMMQGELDGVICSGPRREKQFTYALLDERAPSSPSVDRDEALLELTRRYFTTRSPATPQDLAWWSGLTVKDAKRGIEIAGRELEPVALGSQTYWVAQSLPRPRKTTLTVHLLPNYDEYFIGYRDRSALGNRIGHTTPITGGNALIPHVIVADGELVGVWKRTFARNAVRVTLSLMTQLSGAEERRLRDAVQRFGAFLESPVEIDA
- a CDS encoding ABC transporter permease, whose protein sequence is MRSAFRWFSREAGLRFLARRKAACTVAVLTMALALGANTAVFSVVRTFLLASIGVPDAQRLFLLAPVRNLPGRGSVVFNEAYPNYELIRRTQHAFADVTCIAQGVAGWDDHGESRPLQTARVTASFFSTVRVFPILGRGFTAAEEGPPPTRVVVISNALWHSAFNADRSVIGSALILNGEPHTIIGVMPEGFTQPVPTDVWLPFDLPPQARIAVTGARTLTVYARLAEGMPRARADAEARDLTKRALAATSENRDFWYEARPLRGVLLDGADSTVLLVQAGAVVLLLLAILNLASLLLAWGFERGQELAVRQALGAGQVRVVRMLFLQGVVVVGVGAALGVGLTRLIVPWLRHLDLNQSVAFFTSQITLDGSVLLASATVAILSGLAAGVLPAVFTRNSDVATTLRSGARSATLSPAALRWQQAMVVVQAALSVVILTAAALIGVSFAKLVRVPIGFVPRDLLVARVNLQNAVYLQASARVRFGRDLLDNLAHEPEIASAAFTTTLPVSDGLWGGRFFVELPDGSLSTEPSLLHIRRTSTNYLPTIGIPLLTGRQFATSDDSASPNVAIVSRSLAAHLWPNQSAIGKRIYRLAAGKTQPVAHEVVGVVGDVMDAGNSVPPGETVYLPWGQVSTTQLSIVVRPRAGDAAAFAAVRRALRHTDLVVATHDEAPLEALVTQANALPRLQSLLLLTFAIAALGIATLGSYGVMSQLVSTREREYALRLVFGAVPSQLGRSVLTQVGRLTLPGVAAGLVAVVLLGGTLKRFVFGVEPRSVVVLSLVSVGMLLVALAATLPSMRRAMRVDIRRTIGAQ
- a CDS encoding serine hydrolase domain-containing protein, whose translation is MMRILLLLALAAQQQQPTSIRPLVPTAPKKEQQVFGPSVPAPASARGVRDRAELAAFLDGVMAANLRDKHVAGATVAVVKDGALFYANGYGYSNVARRATVDPEHSLFRIGSTSKLFTWTAVMQLVEQGKLDLDTDVNKYLDFKIPATYPQPITLRNVMTHTPGFEEDGRDLIIDDSTKMIPLGRWLATHIPGRVRPPGTYSSYSNYATALAGYIVQRVSGESYDDYIEHHILTPLGMTETSTRQPLPARLKGDMSKGYVWQGGVYQPQKYEIVDASPAGAIAASATDMAKFMIAHLNDGVLNGQRILADSTAKRMHARAFGHDPRIPGFALGFYEKSSHGLRIIGHGGDTRFFHTDLALIPEEKLGVFVSYNTSSGGELSFGPFLNQFLDHYYPTPVTAVAPSADAAKEAARVAGEYEFNRRSYTTFQKAIGLAGDIRISAADSGRLILHSPLGDSRLVPVGPLLYRDELGGDLVAFQANDKGKVERGFLGEAPMMTMERVPFSQSPHLHWVLLGLGAVVFVGIVLAAIGRAVRRRFGEARADDVLPGRWLLVTLAIADLVFLVVIVSIISGSGGLLNGPLTSLKLALALPVIATICTLAAVYVATRQWRTRVGTRAARLRYSGAVVVALLFTWSLAQWNLLGWRM